A portion of the Cellulophaga algicola DSM 14237 genome contains these proteins:
- a CDS encoding DUF58 domain-containing protein has product MKFLKSFYIHNSFFRYIAILSALFIVSYWVKWLYPIAWITTFLLLATFFLDLFLVYSTKKGIEASRITPQKLSNSDHNTITLNFRSFYPFKVLISIIDELPVQFQKRDFDYTTTLLKGDKKQYDYTVRPVDRGEYVFGNLNIFVSSHLKMVKRRYLFQKDEMVPVYPSIIQMQQYDFLAMSNNLTEFGLKKIRRIGHTQEFEQIKEYIAGDDFRTINWKATAKRSQLMVNQYQDEKSQPIYSIIDTGRVMKMPFNELKLVDYAINSTLAFSNVALKKNDKTGMISFSKKIETFLPAVQKITYLNTILEKLYNVTTAFTDSDFGLLYAHIKRKVNHRSLLLLYTNFEHISAMRRQLPFLTAIAKKHVLVVIFFENTELKELIETNAEDIQSIYHKTIAEKFSLEKRLMQKELQQYGIQTILTKPENLTINTINKYLEIKARGLL; this is encoded by the coding sequence ATGAAATTTTTAAAATCGTTTTACATACATAATTCCTTTTTTAGGTATATCGCTATTTTATCAGCGTTATTTATTGTGTCGTACTGGGTAAAATGGCTTTATCCTATTGCTTGGATAACAACCTTCTTATTATTAGCTACATTTTTCTTAGACCTCTTTTTGGTATACAGTACAAAAAAAGGCATAGAAGCTAGCAGAATAACCCCTCAGAAATTATCCAATAGCGATCACAACACCATCACCTTAAATTTTAGAAGTTTTTATCCTTTTAAAGTCCTTATCAGTATAATAGACGAATTGCCAGTGCAGTTTCAAAAAAGAGATTTTGACTATACGACTACACTACTCAAAGGAGATAAAAAACAATATGACTATACCGTACGTCCTGTAGACCGTGGGGAATATGTTTTTGGAAATTTAAATATTTTTGTTTCTTCCCATCTAAAAATGGTAAAGCGCAGGTATCTATTTCAGAAAGATGAAATGGTACCTGTGTACCCAAGTATTATTCAAATGCAACAGTATGATTTCCTTGCAATGAGTAATAATCTAACGGAATTTGGACTTAAAAAAATTCGCAGAATTGGGCACACCCAAGAGTTTGAACAGATTAAAGAATATATTGCTGGTGATGATTTTAGAACTATAAATTGGAAAGCTACTGCGAAAAGAAGTCAGCTTATGGTAAACCAATACCAAGATGAAAAATCGCAGCCTATCTATTCTATTATAGATACTGGAAGGGTTATGAAAATGCCTTTTAATGAACTTAAATTAGTAGATTATGCTATAAATTCTACCTTAGCTTTTTCTAATGTTGCTTTAAAAAAGAACGACAAAACAGGCATGATTTCCTTCTCTAAAAAGATTGAAACTTTTCTACCTGCTGTACAAAAAATCACGTATTTAAATACCATTTTAGAAAAACTATATAACGTAACTACAGCCTTTACAGATTCTGATTTTGGCTTGCTCTACGCACATATCAAAAGAAAAGTAAACCACAGAAGTCTACTCTTATTATATACCAATTTTGAACATATTTCTGCCATGCGCAGACAGCTTCCATTTTTAACCGCTATTGCTAAAAAACATGTCTTAGTGGTCATCTTTTTTGAGAACACAGAACTAAAAGAACTTATAGAAACCAATGCAGAAGACATTCAAAGTATATATCATAAGACTATTGCTGAAAAATTTTCTTTAGAAAAACGATTAATGCAGAAAGAACTGCAACAATATGGCATACAAACCATACTTACAAAACCAGAAAACCTTACCATAAACACCATCAATAAGTACTTAGAGATAAAAGCTAGAGGGCTGTTATAA
- a CDS encoding AAA family ATPase: MENNETNTSDLNFDNRIPLEDLKNAVDAIKAELAKVIIGQENFIELLIVSLLVDGHVLIEGVPGIAKTVTAKLFAKTLKTNFSRIQFTPDLMPSDILGTSIFNVKTAEFEFKKGPIFSNIVLIDEINRAPAKTQAAMFEIMEEIQVTMDGTTYKIDAPFMVLATQNPIEQEGTYALPEAQLDRFLFKIKVEYPTLEEEVKIIQTHHERKGSKPQGLINAVITPTQLIDFKQKIQEIVVEEKIIKYIAEVISKTRNHPHLYLGGSPRASIATLNAAKAFAAIDGRDFVIPNDIKRALVPVLNHRVILTPEREMEGMSTDSVIKMIMESVEIPR; this comes from the coding sequence ATGGAAAATAACGAAACAAATACAAGCGATTTAAATTTTGATAATAGAATACCCTTAGAAGATTTAAAAAATGCGGTAGATGCTATAAAAGCAGAATTAGCCAAAGTAATCATTGGTCAAGAAAATTTTATAGAACTGCTTATTGTTTCTCTTTTGGTAGATGGGCATGTATTGATTGAAGGTGTTCCCGGAATTGCAAAAACGGTTACCGCAAAACTTTTTGCCAAAACTTTAAAAACCAATTTTAGTCGCATCCAGTTTACACCAGATTTAATGCCTAGTGATATTTTGGGCACCTCTATCTTCAACGTAAAAACAGCTGAATTTGAGTTTAAAAAAGGGCCTATTTTTTCTAATATCGTGTTGATAGATGAAATAAACCGTGCTCCTGCTAAAACGCAAGCGGCCATGTTTGAGATCATGGAAGAAATACAAGTAACTATGGATGGTACCACCTATAAAATAGATGCCCCGTTTATGGTTCTAGCAACTCAAAACCCAATTGAGCAAGAAGGTACATACGCCCTACCAGAAGCACAATTAGACCGCTTTTTATTCAAAATTAAAGTAGAATACCCTACGTTAGAAGAAGAAGTGAAAATTATACAAACACATCATGAACGTAAAGGAAGCAAACCACAAGGATTAATTAACGCTGTAATTACACCAACGCAATTAATAGATTTTAAACAAAAGATTCAAGAGATTGTAGTTGAAGAAAAAATTATAAAATATATCGCTGAAGTAATTTCTAAAACCCGTAACCACCCACATTTGTATTTAGGAGGTTCTCCAAGAGCTAGTATTGCTACTTTAAATGCAGCCAAAGCTTTTGCTGCCATTGATGGGCGTGATTTTGTAATTCCAAATGATATTAAAAGAGCCTTAGTTCCTGTTTTAAATCACCGTGTTATTCTAACTCCAGAACGTGAAATGGAAGGTATGAGTACCGATAGTGTGATAAAAATGATCATGGAATCTGTAGAGATACCTCGGTAG
- a CDS encoding DUF4350 domain-containing protein — MKIRKKSIIYIIIGALTFALILYLEYNKKEALNWFPSYVAQHKIPYGTKVLNDIFEKKFTTTLPVSVPPFEFLKEIDTKENTYVFINNSVSFSKTELETLLDWTTQGNTLFIASSNFEKELLDTLHLETKSLYGDEGLEHQFQHRLVNPQLNSKIKYQYKKSYSTMYFSQLDTLNTIVIGEVSNASGNGTDFETHPNVIQQKFGKGNIILTTFPIAFTNYFILKDNNRNYTAGLLSYLNNENPIYIDAYYKSGKKFYSSPMYIFLNTKELKWAYYMILIGALVYVLFEGKRKQRAVPIVKPLQNQTLAFTRTIAEMYYEKGDRKSIAHHKIAFFLEYIRSHFYLNTLEVNEDFFQNLAARTHHEAYEIKDLFSIFSSLKHKEHITDAELIKLNTAIENFKANAHGK, encoded by the coding sequence ATGAAAATTCGTAAAAAAAGTATTATTTACATCATCATAGGTGCACTTACTTTCGCACTAATATTGTACTTAGAATATAACAAAAAAGAAGCGCTCAACTGGTTTCCATCTTATGTGGCACAGCATAAAATTCCCTATGGTACAAAGGTCCTAAATGATATTTTTGAAAAGAAATTTACGACAACTTTACCTGTCTCCGTGCCTCCTTTTGAGTTTCTAAAAGAGATAGATACTAAAGAAAATACGTATGTATTTATCAATAATTCCGTTTCATTTTCAAAAACAGAATTAGAAACACTTTTAGATTGGACCACTCAAGGAAACACCCTATTTATTGCGTCTTCAAATTTTGAAAAAGAATTGTTAGACACGCTACATTTAGAAACCAAGAGTCTTTATGGTGATGAGGGCTTAGAACATCAGTTTCAACACCGCTTAGTGAACCCTCAATTAAATTCGAAAATAAAATATCAATATAAGAAAAGTTATAGCACTATGTATTTTAGCCAATTAGATACGCTAAATACTATTGTGATTGGTGAGGTTTCTAATGCATCAGGCAACGGAACAGATTTTGAAACACACCCAAATGTTATCCAACAAAAATTTGGTAAGGGGAATATAATACTAACCACCTTCCCTATCGCTTTTACCAATTATTTTATTTTAAAAGACAACAACCGGAATTACACTGCAGGACTATTATCCTATTTAAATAACGAAAATCCTATTTATATCGATGCATATTATAAGAGTGGTAAAAAATTCTACTCCTCCCCTATGTATATCTTTTTAAATACAAAAGAATTAAAATGGGCGTATTATATGATTCTTATAGGGGCCTTAGTTTATGTGTTGTTTGAAGGCAAGCGTAAACAAAGAGCAGTGCCTATTGTAAAACCATTACAAAACCAGACTTTAGCATTTACGAGAACCATAGCAGAAATGTATTATGAAAAAGGAGATCGTAAATCTATTGCGCATCATAAAATAGCCTTCTTTCTAGAATATATTCGGTCTCACTTTTATTTGAATACGTTAGAGGTTAATGAAGACTTTTTTCAAAATCTCGCAGCAAGAACACATCATGAAGCGTATGAAATTAAAGACTTATTTTCAATATTCAGTAGTCTAAAGCATAAAGAACATATAACAGACGCAGAATTAATAAAGTTGAATACTGCGATAGAAAATTTTAAAGCAAACGCCCATGGAAAATAA
- a CDS encoding DUF4129 domain-containing protein, whose amino-acid sequence MPLQAQQDTLVVRYDDSQLSTQEITEDDLSAYKDDAAFNYEEKIKEPTWLDDVWAWFQNIITRIFEWIFGIDAAVGPLSFFLRLLPYLLIVFLIFILIRFFINANLRSQQNTTTNGNIVGLSDEENIIKNENIDDLIANAVANKDYRLAIRYSYLMILKLLTEKDIIAWELQKTNSDYLNEINKEHLKTPFKASTRLYEYIWYGDFTIDETKYQKAAMAFSTLKKNIHENS is encoded by the coding sequence ATGCCCTTACAAGCACAGCAGGACACTCTTGTGGTGCGCTATGATGATTCACAATTAAGTACTCAAGAGATTACTGAAGACGACTTGAGTGCGTATAAAGATGATGCTGCGTTTAACTACGAAGAGAAGATAAAAGAACCAACTTGGCTTGATGATGTTTGGGCGTGGTTTCAAAATATTATTACCCGAATATTTGAATGGATTTTTGGTATTGATGCTGCTGTAGGACCCTTATCTTTTTTTCTAAGACTACTTCCTTATTTGCTTATCGTTTTTTTAATCTTTATACTCATTCGCTTTTTTATAAATGCAAACTTAAGGAGTCAACAGAATACTACTACAAACGGGAATATCGTTGGGTTGTCTGATGAAGAAAATATTATCAAAAATGAAAATATTGATGATCTTATCGCAAATGCCGTTGCTAATAAAGACTACCGCTTAGCCATTCGATACTCCTATTTAATGATTTTAAAGCTACTTACCGAAAAAGATATTATAGCATGGGAATTACAAAAAACAAATTCTGATTATCTTAATGAGATAAATAAAGAGCACTTAAAAACACCTTTTAAAGCTAGTACCCGTCTTTATGAATATATCTGGTATGGCGATTTTACGATAGATGAAACCAAGTATCAAAAAGCAGCAATGGCTTTTTCCACGCTTAAAAAAAACATCCATGAAAATTCGTAA
- a CDS encoding toxin-antitoxin system YwqK family antitoxin has translation MKNTLFILLLLIVSTLQAQETYLMWNDVDTQRFGKETIFKSDEKPLEGAYKIAENSGAYTQATFKNGKMVGTKKDFDFTGKLEQEITFNENGQANGKSTSYYSNGKVYEDFMYKNGLKDGEWKTYTNKGVLQKIESYSSDLKNGKWVAHLKDASTGTKLVETSYYKDNEATGKWNQKTEDGRLIWEKNYSDAKEYSKKEYFSNGKLKSEELYKDNKLDGTCKYYSSAGIILSEKKYDASYLKNLVNFYANGTKKEIADSKDGHRNGAYQLYSEDGILILEGQFTMGYKSGEWKSYTDDKMLKDMYTFEDSRRKGPAKTYNAAGKVESEGEYLNHEKTGLWKYYKLNGKISKETEYKNGNVVSEKKYN, from the coding sequence ATGAAAAACACCCTTTTTATCCTATTACTTTTAATTGTGTCTACCCTACAAGCACAAGAAACCTATTTGATGTGGAACGATGTAGACACCCAAAGATTCGGAAAAGAAACAATTTTTAAGTCAGATGAAAAACCGCTAGAGGGAGCTTATAAAATTGCAGAAAATAGTGGTGCCTACACGCAAGCTACTTTTAAAAACGGAAAAATGGTAGGTACTAAGAAAGATTTTGATTTCACTGGGAAATTAGAACAAGAAATTACCTTTAATGAGAATGGGCAAGCAAACGGCAAAAGCACATCTTACTACTCCAATGGTAAAGTATATGAAGATTTCATGTATAAAAATGGCCTCAAAGATGGCGAATGGAAAACCTACACGAATAAAGGCGTTCTTCAAAAAATAGAATCTTACAGTAGTGATTTAAAGAATGGTAAATGGGTAGCACACCTCAAGGATGCCAGTACCGGAACAAAACTTGTAGAAACATCTTATTATAAAGATAATGAAGCCACGGGCAAATGGAATCAAAAAACAGAAGACGGCCGTTTAATTTGGGAAAAAAATTACTCTGATGCTAAAGAGTATTCTAAAAAGGAATATTTCTCTAATGGGAAATTAAAATCTGAAGAACTTTACAAAGACAATAAATTAGATGGTACTTGTAAATACTATAGCTCTGCAGGAATCATCCTCAGTGAGAAAAAATATGACGCTAGTTATTTAAAAAATCTAGTTAATTTTTATGCTAACGGTACTAAAAAAGAAATCGCAGATTCTAAAGATGGTCACCGTAATGGTGCTTACCAACTCTATTCTGAAGATGGAATACTTATTCTTGAAGGACAGTTTACCATGGGCTATAAATCTGGTGAATGGAAAAGTTATACAGATGATAAAATGCTAAAAGACATGTACACTTTTGAGGATAGTAGAAGAAAAGGTCCAGCGAAGACGTATAATGCTGCTGGTAAAGTTGAAAGTGAAGGTGAGTATCTGAACCATGAAAAAACGGGTCTATGGAAATACTATAAGCTTAACGGAAAGATTTCTAAAGAAACAGAATATAAAAATGGAAATGTTGTTTCCGAGAAAAAATACAATTAA
- a CDS encoding RDD family protein yields MEQFQIETAQNISISQNTAHLGDRMLAFLIDTLIIVAYYIIVIILMVSLNLDGGDSWAMYMLFSLPPFLYYLLLETFNNGKTVGKSALKIRVVKLDGSNPTFANYFVRWILRILDISLSSGGVAVLTILLRGNGQRVGDMAAGTTVISEKKRISIRDTVLRELPEDYAPRFPQVTVFSDREMQTIKQMYDDARRKGDHNVIVELSKKIKKVAVITTDLMAIEFVDIVIKDYSYYTQD; encoded by the coding sequence ATGGAACAATTTCAAATAGAAACCGCTCAAAATATAAGTATTAGTCAAAATACAGCACATTTAGGCGATCGAATGTTGGCGTTTTTGATCGATACGCTCATAATCGTTGCGTATTATATTATTGTAATTATACTTATGGTCTCCTTAAATTTGGATGGAGGAGATTCTTGGGCGATGTATATGTTATTTTCATTGCCCCCTTTTTTGTATTATTTGTTGTTAGAAACCTTTAATAATGGTAAAACGGTAGGAAAAAGTGCTTTGAAAATTAGGGTAGTAAAACTAGACGGATCAAACCCTACATTTGCAAATTATTTTGTGCGATGGATATTGCGAATTTTGGATATATCATTAAGTTCTGGAGGGGTAGCTGTATTAACCATATTACTTAGAGGAAACGGACAGCGAGTAGGAGATATGGCAGCTGGTACCACGGTAATCAGTGAGAAAAAAAGAATAAGTATTAGAGATACTGTTCTTAGAGAATTACCAGAAGATTATGCGCCAAGATTTCCGCAAGTAACCGTGTTTAGTGACCGAGAAATGCAAACGATTAAACAAATGTATGATGATGCACGTAGAAAAGGAGACCACAATGTAATTGTAGAGTTAAGTAAGAAAATTAAAAAAGTAGCTGTAATTACCACAGATCTTATGGCTATAGAATTTGTAGATATTGTTATTAAAGATTATAGTTATTACACACAAGATTAG
- a CDS encoding DUF6493 family protein, translating into MSGVIKMFEEKLAKEEITGIKKWFLGYEWEDRKIFIEHLKQYDEVKRKTLSQVQNTMISLLNFSSQGVLNLTKIDLDVSVLSDIEIDEVLSFYDLQKPESRYKEIKADIASPESFLTYIPYTVIKALFEKKKVPFDRQIFVACLIRFNVWHKSHFTEKLKPEAAEKVDRIFPKDQFTLDILMAVFEMELGVDGAFYLERDLNIGAIILKLVNDGTLDKGKVQQKIFEAFNNPTLKQSTQSWVKNVYVGLKFTKEENLACQAQFIELLHNDINLISNFSLKILKQISTDKTFDWSYFIDSLDGIVYRKKFNGGLRLALGMLYKKLQKDKTLLEKTCINLVPIFVQEEASIQEEAVKVFSLLENNNEVLSEALEPFISTMHSETKSALAFLLSSEDLALEIPYEKYKQEKYTPLPSSALQKLEYIATEDDFIFLCTKVLKSQDALDYELFLEGLLRFYHIKDTQKKALGSALKMAKRMTESMHIEATAREGVHHIFVAKLICIWLDPEEVTIEEEIKNWKTQKGTGKYLHDYTEVRFLTFYRLLGRLSFIAKTIREDKDIVLFSTPTHTNGSIDINVFFERLYVYEQNKISINETDFNIALNRLNRWSEYNKPQENKSEYRDILNYILDKKATFDPKKIKNLENSWFTAFVIKNQSKSPEAIDFFLTKKAKWWTAEAKDLFKFGMRYSDSSSYKWANITFDLAYTRDDETVVDVNHFSYYLLNYEYIIADVSHWFLKDRYYQEPLYLSLILNNYRFLSEMEARESKSTMAALLESIKNPIPLEQNGMMFLCLSLFAGNTTVRNTALEWLLELIEADYLDLPLFSKFVTQMLCNEHHPFPIKRVSEQFEQLHQMGGKYVAVLHHTLQEILAHIDPENLPKSFKNILHFYYEILKSTGSEIPEKIKEKLEAMSDKNAVKKEVKKILAV; encoded by the coding sequence ATGAGCGGAGTAATAAAGATGTTTGAAGAAAAACTCGCCAAAGAAGAAATCACAGGAATTAAGAAATGGTTTTTAGGTTACGAATGGGAGGATAGAAAAATTTTCATTGAGCATTTAAAACAATATGATGAAGTAAAAAGAAAAACACTTTCTCAGGTTCAAAATACAATGATTTCTTTATTAAATTTCAGCTCTCAGGGGGTTTTAAATTTAACTAAAATAGACCTTGATGTTTCTGTCTTAAGTGATATTGAAATCGACGAAGTTTTATCTTTTTATGACTTACAAAAACCAGAAAGCAGGTATAAAGAGATTAAGGCAGATATAGCAAGCCCTGAAAGTTTTCTCACATACATACCTTACACGGTTATTAAAGCTTTATTTGAGAAGAAAAAAGTACCTTTTGATAGGCAAATTTTTGTAGCCTGCTTAATTCGTTTTAATGTTTGGCACAAATCTCATTTTACAGAAAAATTAAAACCTGAAGCTGCCGAAAAGGTAGACCGTATTTTTCCGAAAGATCAGTTTACCTTAGATATTTTAATGGCTGTTTTTGAAATGGAACTTGGTGTTGATGGCGCTTTTTATTTAGAACGCGATTTAAATATTGGTGCTATTATTTTAAAATTAGTAAATGACGGCACATTAGATAAAGGCAAAGTTCAGCAGAAAATATTTGAAGCATTCAACAACCCTACGCTAAAACAAAGCACTCAATCTTGGGTTAAAAACGTTTACGTCGGACTCAAATTTACTAAAGAAGAAAATCTGGCTTGTCAAGCACAATTCATAGAATTACTGCATAATGATATAAATTTAATCAGCAATTTCAGTCTTAAAATATTAAAACAAATTTCTACTGATAAAACTTTCGATTGGTCTTATTTTATCGACTCTTTAGATGGTATCGTGTATCGCAAAAAGTTTAATGGCGGATTAAGACTTGCACTGGGCATGCTTTATAAAAAGCTTCAGAAAGACAAAACTCTTTTAGAAAAAACGTGTATAAATTTAGTCCCCATATTTGTTCAAGAAGAAGCTAGTATTCAAGAAGAAGCTGTTAAAGTGTTTAGCTTATTAGAAAATAACAACGAGGTTTTAAGTGAAGCTTTAGAGCCTTTTATAAGTACCATGCACAGCGAAACAAAATCTGCCTTGGCATTTCTATTATCTAGCGAAGATTTAGCATTAGAGATTCCCTATGAAAAATATAAACAAGAAAAATACACTCCCCTACCTAGTTCTGCGCTTCAAAAATTAGAATATATAGCCACTGAAGACGATTTTATATTTCTATGTACCAAAGTGCTAAAAAGTCAAGATGCCTTAGATTATGAATTATTTCTAGAAGGACTTTTACGCTTTTACCATATAAAGGACACGCAGAAAAAGGCTTTAGGCTCTGCTCTAAAAATGGCAAAGAGAATGACAGAGAGCATGCATATCGAAGCTACTGCTAGAGAAGGTGTTCATCATATTTTTGTAGCCAAACTAATCTGTATTTGGCTAGATCCTGAAGAAGTAACCATTGAAGAAGAAATAAAAAACTGGAAAACCCAAAAAGGGACAGGTAAATATTTACATGACTATACCGAGGTTAGATTCTTGACCTTTTATAGGTTATTGGGGCGCTTGTCATTTATAGCAAAAACCATTAGAGAAGATAAAGATATAGTACTTTTTAGTACCCCAACACATACAAATGGATCAATAGATATCAATGTCTTTTTTGAAAGACTTTATGTATACGAGCAAAACAAAATATCTATAAATGAAACTGATTTTAATATTGCATTAAACCGACTAAATAGGTGGTCTGAGTATAATAAGCCTCAAGAAAACAAATCTGAGTATAGAGATATACTGAACTATATTTTAGATAAAAAAGCAACTTTTGACCCTAAAAAAATAAAGAATTTAGAAAATAGCTGGTTCACTGCCTTTGTCATCAAAAACCAATCTAAAAGCCCAGAAGCCATAGACTTTTTCTTAACAAAAAAAGCAAAATGGTGGACGGCAGAAGCTAAAGATCTCTTTAAATTCGGAATGCGATATTCTGACAGTAGCAGCTATAAATGGGCTAACATAACATTTGACTTAGCATACACTAGAGATGATGAAACAGTGGTTGACGTAAATCATTTTTCTTATTACTTATTAAATTATGAATACATAATTGCAGATGTATCACATTGGTTTCTTAAAGACCGCTATTACCAAGAACCTCTATACCTCTCGTTGATACTGAACAACTACAGATTTCTTTCTGAGATGGAAGCACGTGAAAGTAAATCTACCATGGCAGCACTGCTTGAGAGTATAAAAAACCCAATTCCACTTGAACAAAACGGAATGATGTTTCTATGCTTAAGTCTTTTTGCAGGGAATACCACAGTAAGAAATACTGCATTAGAATGGCTACTAGAATTGATTGAAGCGGACTATTTGGACCTACCGCTATTTTCTAAATTCGTTACTCAAATGCTATGTAATGAGCATCATCCTTTCCCAATTAAAAGAGTCAGCGAACAGTTTGAACAATTGCACCAAATGGGCGGAAAATATGTAGCTGTTCTTCACCATACACTTCAAGAAATTTTAGCGCATATAGATCCTGAAAACCTACCAAAAAGTTTTAAAAACATTTTACATTTCTACTATGAAATCTTAAAATCTACTGGCTCAGAAATTCCAGAAAAAATAAAAGAAAAATTAGAAGCTATGTCAGATAAGAATGCAGTAAAAAAAGAGGTTAAAAAGATATTAGCAGTTTAG
- a CDS encoding trimeric intracellular cation channel family protein: MFYFTIDILGIIAFSISGVMMAMDKKLDIFGVFIIAFVTAVGGGTLRDILIGSTPVIWLEDIVYLATILGTVFGAVIFRSQLKYLRKSLFLFDTIGIGLYTMVGIQKGVAIGLHPIMCVGLGTITASFGGVIRDILCNEIPVIFRKEVYATACILGGIGYFLLEKLPLKDAYPYVGGIIIVITVRLLAVLFKITLPNIYKTPKEV, from the coding sequence ATGTTTTATTTTACTATTGATATTTTAGGGATTATAGCCTTTTCTATTTCTGGCGTTATGATGGCCATGGATAAAAAGCTAGATATTTTTGGAGTTTTTATCATCGCTTTCGTTACCGCCGTTGGTGGGGGTACTTTGCGTGATATTCTTATCGGAAGTACACCCGTAATCTGGTTGGAAGATATTGTTTATCTAGCTACCATTTTAGGAACTGTATTTGGTGCTGTTATTTTTAGAAGCCAGTTAAAATACCTTCGAAAGTCTTTGTTTTTGTTTGATACTATTGGAATAGGTTTGTATACAATGGTGGGTATTCAAAAAGGAGTAGCGATAGGTCTTCATCCAATTATGTGTGTAGGTTTAGGAACCATAACGGCAAGTTTTGGCGGGGTTATACGCGATATTTTATGTAATGAAATTCCGGTAATTTTTAGAAAGGAAGTATATGCTACCGCTTGTATTTTAGGCGGAATTGGTTACTTTTTATTAGAAAAACTACCACTGAAAGATGCCTACCCTTATGTGGGTGGTATTATTATCGTTATTACAGTGCGTTTATTAGCCGTTTTATTTAAGATTACGTTGCCTAATATCTATAAAACACCAAAGGAAGTTTAA
- a CDS encoding stage II sporulation protein M, protein MREAAFVKQNKDKWTTFENVLAKKTEINPDELSDLYIEITDHLSYAKTFYPQSNTEFFLNALAGQAHRQIYKTKRESKNRIVRFWKTEFPTMFYHHQRELLIAFLFFGFFVAVGVFSAANEGDFVRSILGDNYVNMTLDNIENNDPMKVYKEQGEFNMFLGITINNIRVALMAFVYGVLLGIGTLYILLSNGLMLGSFQYFFFEKGLGWESVRTIWIHGTIEISVIIIAGCAGLVLANGMLFPGTYPRIDSFKTGVLNGLKIVVSTIPFFIIAGFLEGFVTRHTEMPDWLAIFIIFTSLSLIVFYYIIYPIQLHKKNQIHENSTHRI, encoded by the coding sequence ATGCGCGAGGCTGCTTTCGTTAAACAAAATAAAGACAAATGGACAACTTTTGAAAATGTCCTTGCAAAGAAAACAGAAATAAATCCTGACGAACTTTCTGACCTTTATATTGAAATTACCGATCATTTAAGTTATGCCAAGACATTCTACCCACAAAGCAACACTGAATTTTTTCTGAATGCACTCGCTGGGCAAGCCCATAGGCAAATCTATAAAACAAAACGAGAATCTAAGAACCGTATTGTACGTTTTTGGAAAACAGAATTTCCGACCATGTTTTACCACCATCAAAGAGAACTTTTAATTGCTTTTCTCTTTTTTGGTTTTTTTGTGGCTGTTGGCGTTTTTTCTGCCGCAAATGAAGGAGATTTTGTCCGTTCTATTTTAGGCGATAATTATGTAAATATGACCTTGGATAATATTGAAAATAATGACCCCATGAAGGTGTACAAAGAACAGGGAGAATTTAACATGTTCCTTGGTATTACCATCAACAATATTCGTGTAGCACTAATGGCCTTTGTTTACGGAGTTTTACTAGGAATAGGCACCTTATATATATTACTCAGCAATGGGTTGATGTTAGGGTCTTTTCAGTATTTCTTTTTTGAAAAAGGTTTGGGGTGGGAATCCGTAAGAACCATTTGGATTCATGGTACTATAGAAATTTCTGTTATTATTATTGCTGGATGTGCAGGATTGGTTTTAGCCAATGGTATGTTGTTTCCAGGGACTTACCCAAGAATAGACTCTTTTAAAACTGGAGTGCTCAACGGTTTAAAAATTGTAGTAAGCACTATTCCGTTTTTTATCATTGCAGGTTTTCTAGAAGGTTTTGTTACGAGACATACCGAAATGCCCGATTGGTTAGCTATTTTCATCATCTTTACTTCATTATCATTAATCGTTTTTTATTATATTATTTACCCAATTCAACTTCATAAAAAAAACCAAATACATGAAAATTCAACACATAGAATTTAA